Genomic DNA from Chaetodon trifascialis isolate fChaTrf1 chromosome 19, fChaTrf1.hap1, whole genome shotgun sequence:
CAGTAGAAATAACTGCTTACCTGTTTAAGATTTTACagtcaaaacacacaataagCTTATAAAATATCATATATAGTTAGAGTTCTAACTACCCCACAGTATATAGAAGGAAGTGAcaattagctccacctcaaccaggTACATTTAAACACCTCTCACACATTTAGGTGCCACTTTCTAACAAGTCACGCATCATAAATAAGCTGTTACAAGTGGCTTTACTGTTCCAACGGCCCCCCCGTGGGCAGTAGGAGCAGtcattgttgtttattgttctGCCGGTCTATTTTCTCAAATGCTGCGTTCTTGTTTATGCTCATATTATACACCGTTGGAAATCTAAGATTCTTGAGAATGGATTGATGCACACCACTTCaaaatacaatcacaacaggaggTACCATAAACActaacagcaaacaaacacttttttttaaattggggAAACTAAGCAATTTTGTCTCTCACACATCGATAACACTCCAGCATAAACAGTCTGGTATCATTGATAAAGGTTCAGAtgatccactgcagtaaaaatatttagtccaCAACATGATAATTATCCACCGAaggatgttttctcctttcaaattagcagGCAATGTGCCTGGGCATCTTCTGCAATAGAAATGTATACAGAAGGGTGCCTTCATGTTTCCAGTTACTTTGTGGAGTCTTGGGTTTCaaatgacacctcacttgaccaatcatAATCTGCCATATGAAGCCCagcaaccagagaagccaataaCATTCTGAGTTGAACAGAAGGGCCCCCTTCTCATCTTCTGTGTGAAGATTGAACCAATTGCAACTGATTTTGCAGATTACTGGCGATTCGAATAGCCAGTGAAGTTCTGAACATGCTGATCTGCCATGTCAGTGGATTATCTACAGCTCCTGCACCTCAAATCAATTATTTCAGTGCTAATAGGTATATTACACACAGATGGAAATGATAATATATTAAATGTCTTAAAGATATATAGCcaaaatatatgtatgcataCCTTAAATATGAAATTAGAAAATTTAGATGTCATGAACATAAATATAGATATGTagataaatacatataaaattGCCTTTTTTTGGAGGAAGCCTACATGCCATCAGAGAAATTCAGTGAATTTGGCCCAGGGTAATGCCTCGATCAGACTTCACAAATCTAGCCTGATTTCGAGATGATTTTGTCATGGCCGACAAATTACCAGTGTCATGGCTGATCGTGAACGACAATTGGATGTCTTTACCCATGTAGTGTGACATGCCAAACGGAAACAAAATTACTATATGTGAAACTTGTTGTACCTGTTGTTGTATCTGGATGCTAACCAgtaaatgtataaataattAACCATCTcctgcatttgcttttaatgttatagCATATCCACAGCCATTTTACtttatcttcttctttttcaataCGTAAGACCACCAGCATCATACACAaagtttctgtcagtttgactgacagttgcttcacctgCCTCCCAGATGACATTTGAAGTTATGTGTGATCGTGAGATAAGACGTGTTGTGATCAATCGGGGTCATACGTGTAGTCTTGCAAGACACggcaagagtttatggcactgtgatcattaaatctgacacagtggccatcgtcaaagacaaaaaaaactgtgtagTCTGATCCAGGCACAAAGCCGCATTGTGTTTTCCCATTCTGAGTTGTGAGTTACAGCTTACAGCACCTTATTATTATGATAAAATTCcaacaatatactgtatattatcaTATATCACTGAATCCTCTGATTTGCCTGATGGAGACGTTACTTTCTGTAGCTAACATGCACTTTCAATGCAATTTGGAATGCAGGGCAATCCATTTCAATAGAAGATTTTTACACTGAGGCATTTCTACCCCTGTAGTTTCACCGCTTATTCCACTAGAGGTCAGGCTAGCATTCAGTAGCTCGTATAACCTGCCCTCTGAGCACCACTGCTTTTCATGGTAGCAAGTTGCATTTTCAGACGTGCCCTGCTCATAAACTGCTGACAAAAATCAGAATACACAGTGCCACAGTGATCCATCCAATTCACTTTTGATTACAAAGAAAGAGGGAGCGTCGGCCATGAAAGCTCACAGTGCCTCATAAATGAGATCGTTGTCAGCCTTCAATAACGTCTCATCTTTTGCCAGCTCAGAGGAGTCAgctggaagaggaggcagagcttGCATTTCCATGCATAAAAAATTTGTTGTTTAAACCTGCAAACAAGACATTCCCATTGCATACCAACGGAtgttcattcattctttttttgaACAGGGAGATAGCGACCATTTGGGTTATTACAGAAGCTTTCTGCCCTGGCTGATAGACATAATCAGGATTACTCTGAATGAACATGACAGGTGGAACAGCTCtgggcacagacacacatgtgcacagatgTTGGTCCACATACACGTGTCCTAGCACTTCATGAACAAATGAAATCTGAAGTGATTTTCTTTCACAGATGGACTCAAAGACAGATGAGGTCAGCAGAGCAGGTCAGCCAGGTTTGTAGAACTACACTGCTGTCATACTGAACAGAAAGAAATGACTGTAGCTAAGGGTGTCTCACAAGTGCCACCAGGAAAATTATTCCACTTAAAGAGCTTTTTCCCAGTTCCTCATGTGTGCGATCATTTAGATGAAGTGGGGCTGACAGAGTAGTTCAGACGGAGCAAAAGCCCTTTTCCTCCCCGCTCATTTGGAATCCATTCAAGTTCTGTCGGTGATTGCAATCATGATGAACTGGGAAGTGCTTTTGTTAGGGCACACTGGCGGAGTGTACTGgaagtgaaaaataataattttttttatatacgGCTGTATGAAATGGGACTGCAAAATCTCCACATCACCGAGCTGTAATCACTTAGATGTGGCTTGGGGATGAAAGGCCGTCTCCTGCCTTCTAGTTGAATATCAAAGAAAGGAGTCCTTTGACAagccattaaaatgtattttacgGATTATCCCATTGAGATGTCACTGACCGTGTTCGGCTTTAGATTGCATTTCACAACGCAATGGATATTTGTAACATATGAGCAATGTAACAcaatttaatgaaaaatgttttattgtgtattattgaccaaacaaacacatcacgCCTCTGTTCAGGTAACAAGGTACAGTATGACAAAGTGTAATGCTGCATGGTGTGTCTTCTAGGAGCTTCAAATCTATGACTAAGTGTACGCAAAAGAACAACAAAGTCAAATAGcagttcacaatttatttaCTGAATAAATTTGGACAAAACACCAGAATCTGTTACGATACAATCAGAACATCTGAGGCAGATATCCCACCATGCACCACCCCCATCCATGAAACAAAAGGACTAAACATTAGCACCAAATCAGCATCAACTTAAATAAAAGGTAGCTCAGtctacaaaaacaatgaaagcaagtttttttttattattgaaaaGCAACTCAGAAAAGTAGCAAATTGAGAATTTTCaggtttttaacttttcttaaaaaacaagCACCCTCCTCCCACCCACCCCTCTGCCCCCCCTGCTAGGCAGGCTATAGCATTCATGGGGCACATGCCAATGActagataaaaacacaaattcaagtAACATTGAGATACGACAAAACATGTCCACTGGTACCCATTCCGAGCATGATCGTTCCACAGAACCTACGCAGGCAGTAGAAAACTAACATGAGGTCCTGGAGTGAGCATGTCATTGCAATACTATCACTGAATATCTCGTGTCaagtttttaaaaagaaatgagggGGACCGGGGGGCATGGGCTGTCGGGGTACCAGAATACTGGCACAGAAGATATTGTGTATTCTAAAACTTCAGAcagacattttcctctttgtgccTGTCCTGTGTCAAGATATTGCCTACATCATACATGAAAAAGGAATCTCTGAATAAAGAAAAACCCTGCAATGtagttttaaatatatatatttatttatatatatttatatatatttatatatagctGTTaccatttaaataaatgttacGTTCTCGTTTCTACAACTAAAGACTGAATTTAAATAAGAGGAAGCTAATTTTAAGGTGGAATCGTCCGTTCACCTAACACATCAAGTGCATGATGCCATGTTTGGAGGCTTACCAAGAAAAAACTGTTTAAGATTGAGGTTTAGGGAGTGATATTAAAGCAGCAGTAACAACAGGGTGGAATAGcttcaacacaaacaacaaaaaagaaacgtTACTAAAAAATATAAGTGTGGTGGAGAATAAGGTGTTGTAAAGGCTTAAAAGACAGAGGAGGCGGAAACATACAAATTACTGAAAACAAGGCCGTCGAGGAGTTTAATGACTATGTCAGAACGATTAATAATGTAAAACTGAGTAAAATGAGaggtgacaaaacaaaacttaacaATGAAACAAAGACGAGGTCAAccatgttgatgatgatgatgatgatggaaaaaaaaaaagcctaagCTGCTCCATTTACTAACCAATGGTCCCGGGGTCAGGGATAATCACCTTGTATTTGTTTAACAATAGAACTCGGGGGTTGCGATTTCTGACCCAGGGTCTGTGGTTGAAATTGGTACCACCTAAAGCTAtgtcaacaaacaaaacaaaatctgtaAGAAAAGGCGTGGTGTTGCAGTTTGTCAGTTCATTTTGAATTGTTCTCCTTGGTTTCCTGTGTTCTTACGTCCCTTCATGCTTTCCATAGTGTCAAAAATGGTGAATGTGTCTACTTGTATGAGCACCACATTAAACCGAACAGATCCAAAAAGAACATTTGCTACATTGCTTGCAACTTGCATGTCTGGCGGCATCGTCCCCGAACGGGAGGTGCGTGGCCAGGTGATGTATAGATGCCATTTGTCATGCCAGGCTCAAGGTTTTCCATGAAATGGTGGAAAAGGAAACaagatggaaacacctttaTTATGAGTGACAAATGTTCACCTATTAATCTCTAAACTACTGTTTTTGGCTCCGCTGTGAGCGTGGCGAGCCGACCGTGGCGGAGTCGTCCGTTTGTGCTTGGTGTTTGCTCAGCTGAAGAACTGCTCCAGCTCTTCTTCCATGCTCACCTCAGGCACCATCTGCTCCTGctccctttctcctctgccGTGCATCGCAGCGCCCCCTATCGCCCCGGAGGAGGTAAACCAGGGGTGCTCCAGAATCTCCCGAGAGGTGAGGCGCTCTGCGGGCTCCCGGCGGAGGATGGAGCGGATCAGGCACTTGGCCTTGGGTGTGAGCGTCTCGGGGATGTTGAAGTGGCCCCTGCGGATTTTGCTGAACAGGGAGCCGGGCTCAACGTCATGGAAAGGATAGCGCCCCACGAGGATGGTGTAAAGCATGACGCCCAGACTCCACACATCAGCTGCCTTCCCCGAATAGCTGCCATTGGCATTGAGGATCTCAGGGCTGACATAGGCTGGGCAGCCATGCTTGTCTGACAGGGAGTCGTCATGACCATCCAGGATATAAGTGTCCTCAAGGCTCTCCAGCTTCACGAGGCTTCTGGAGACACATATGGGAAACAAAAACGTATTGAATATGATGATACCActttgtataaaaaaaagaagcatttgaTGATGTGAATGTTATTTAGTGATAATTACTATCATAGCTACAATCTTTGGATACCAACTAACAAAAAGTGGAATACAAAAGACACTCAAGTGGGGTAATTTGCTCTGATGGACATCTTAAGTGTTTTAGATCCATCGCTTTTGGATATCAGAGCAAGTAGAGCACATAATGCTCTCGGCTTAAGTCTGACATTTCCTTTCACTTAGATAAAAGCCCAGCCAAAAAGCATCGACGTACAAATAGGCTTTCCAAAAGACCTCCACAATTCAAAAGAAACACAATTATGGGTGACTGATCGTCTTAGGTTTTATGCATTGAACTGTTTCGCTCAGAGAATTAACGACCCGGCAGTGTGGATCCCCCCCGCACTATTCCCCTCAAAATAGCATCTATTTGTACTCTTCTCTAAACCCAACAGTAGCAGCTATGATACCCTTGAGTGCTGATAATAATGGCTGGCTCTTCAGAAGCGCTGTCGCTAAAAGAGTCTTAAGAGTCTCAGGCAAGAAATCTTTCCACGTGCACGGTAAGAGACACTTGTGCAAAtgctgccatctgtgtgtgaggtCCATGAGATATGATGCACCAGACAAAGAGCCAGGGTGTGCAATTGTATCCACGTGGAGCCACGAGGAAAAATGAAACCAAGACAGGCTTAGACATACTCATGGATGTATTCTTTTGCCATCTGTGACACACGTGTCTACACTCTCACATCAGCCCACTCGCTGGTTCATTGTCAGCAATAGTAATTTGCTTTCATTAATATGCTGCGGAGCGTTTTCCCATTTTCAAATGAGGAAAACTCTATTGTTTCCTTGAGCCAAATGCCCATTGTTCCTCTGCGAGATAAAGTGCCATGTGCCTTTTTAAATACAGCATATCACTGCCTGGATAACAGCTGCTTTGGAGGTCATGTGCAAACCTGCAATTACAGTAAGGAGTGCttagaaatacaaaaaaagaccTAGTCCATTTTCTTATAGTAGCACATTGGGTCTATTTAAGTTATATGGGATGCAGAATGTGTGCTGATTCTAAATATCTCATGAGCTTGGTGTATAAGGAAGAGATCAACAGGTTCTGTTTAAGTAGCTGTGCTGGAGTCTACTCAAGGGCGACCTGTGACCGGTGCTCTTTAAACAGGCTGCTGTTTAGTCAAAGGCTAACAGCGTGTATGACAAAAACGGAGCAGGAAGCTCACAAATGCTGGGGAAGCCTGCTTAGGTATAATTTTACATGGTCTTCTTTTACTTCTCTatgcatttatagtcttttgtcAAACACTTGCCAGAGCAGATCTCCGAGCCTCAATCTCTAAAGCACCTTCGGCTTCTCATCTCTGTACTCTGACTGAAAAGATGTAAGAGGATTCCTGTCAGGCTATATAGTAAATGTGACCCAATAAACATCAATCATTTAACGGGGGGCTCGGCATCCCAGCTCATGAGCAGCCTGGTGTAACATTCAAGGTCACTGGACCTGTACTGAATATGTGAGGCAGCTCAACTTCCCTTTTCCACAGTTAGCGCCAAAGAATGACGTCACGCTTTCAGATAGAGGGCATGGAGGTGCACCCTGTGCCAGTTAGATAAGTTGCAAAGAAGTTTCCAGAGGAAACCTGAGCATCAAAAAGTGCCATGAAATGTTTGGCGTCTGAATCGCCATCTACcagaataaatgtaaaaataaatcttCATTAATAAAAAATAGATGCTCTCAGGTTGCTGTGACAACAGATGCCTGGATATTGTGCATGCAGTTTCAAAAAGCTGCCACCAGAGGTCAGTAAACCTGTGTTGTGCCAGTGCGTTTGTACAGATTTCTCCACTGATCGCTGGagaagtgcagcagtggcaAAAGCTTGCCTTAATTCATAATATGTTATGCAAAAAACAGTCCTGGTAATCCACTATGGCTGCTTTCCAGTTCAACCACTGCTGGGATAACTGCACTGCAATTATTCTCCCCAAGTGTGACTCCATATGCcgtatatactgtatgctgtaTGTGCCATATCCACTACTAAACCCTGTGCACAAAAATAGCTCGGGGAGACACAGAGGGCTTATGTTTCCTGTACTCTGCATAACATCTGGGAGAGGCAAGTCAGTCTTGCGTCGTGTCAGTTTACTCTATCCAAAGTGTAAGCTGAGATATAACACATAAGACTGACACTTGTTATATCACATACCACATGCACAGGAGGCGGTCAATGAACTCACCTGTCCTCGTTCTTGAAGACAAATTTCCTCAGTTTGAGGTCACGGAGGACCAGTCCGTTGTCGTGGCAATGTGCCACAGCCGAGGCTATCTGATAGAAGAGTCTGGCAGCCTCGTCCTCCCGCAGCTTCTTGCAGGTGCGGACAAAAGAGTGCATGTCTCCATAGCTCCTCTCAAAGAACACATAGGCTCGAGTCTCCCCGAGCAAGATCTCCAGGATTTGGTTAATATGCTGGTGCTGGCCCAGGGCGAAGTAGGCCGCCAGTGACTCCTGGTACCGGCCAATGTCAAAGACCTGCAATCATGAGAGAGAAAAGCATTTATACTTGCAGTCTACAATTTACAAGTAGCTGTTCCTTTCATTGTTGGCAACTTATGAATGCAAATGTGTCATTAGATGGTTGTTTTTGTGTCAGGATCTCATCTACCACAGTCAAATGTACCACAAACAATTAAATCCAACTGACAGGGCCTAAAATTCTCTTGTAATTAAGCAACATGTGAGCAATCTATCACATTCTGTGACACCAAACTTGTGTTTACTCTTTTGGCAGAAGGTGTATGGTTGCAGAGGCAAAGTGAAAGCATTGTGCTAGTGAACGGTATTGTGCTGCAGCCCAGGGGTTGCAGTGTCTCTTTTGTTTCCAtagtaacccccccccccttagAAGAACCAGTTCAGGTGAGAGGGCTGTTCTGCTCACAGTCAATACAAATACACCCCACAGCTCTAAAGATCTTAAGTTGTGACCCAGGCTTCCAGCTCGGCAGGAACAATCAATCCTGGAAGTGGGGATTGATTGGTGCCGTATTGAAATGGGCACAAAGCAGATGAGGTCAAAAGGCAGATAGCTCACCGGCTGTGCCAAAGGCCGTTAATTTGGCCATGACGAAACATTATCTCAAGTCAAAAGGTACAGGTTACTGGATACGTTAGGCCTTATGAGTCTAACAGTGCATGTTACTATTGTCTCAATTCATCAAGCCACTTAAGCCTGCTTAAAGCTGGAATGCACCTCAGGGATAACGACCCTCACAATCAGTAATATACTCAAAGTCAATATGAGCTGTAAATGCGGTGAGGAAAGAGTGCATCCTTAACCTTCAGGGAAAAGTGGCTTATTTCCTATGGTTAGAGGGGTCAATGCTGGAGCCAATGTCACAGCAGCTGGCTCAACTTGTAAAGTTCCCTCGCCCTGTgtgcttttctctctcaaaaCAACCGTCCTGAAAAGATTATAATCCCAATAATATGTGGTGCAAAGGCTGCAATGTGACTATGCTCATGCACCAAATATAAAACCAAGGGTGGAATAATACGATTAGAGCGTGGCACTATGAAAGAGAGAAGCCATGGGTTAGCGAGAACAGCACGGAGCGGAGTGTGTGCGTGGTTACTCACTCCTTTGTCAACGTTACATCATGCAATCCAAACTACGCAGCTCGCCCCATTCACTTTTTCCATTAGGCTGCTGTGCCAGCTCTCTATTTACAATTCAAGCAATTATTCAAAAAAGTTGAGGGGTGTGGACTTGCTGCAAAAGCCAACCCGTAGATACCAACTCACTATTTCTGCACGATATGTGCATTACATTAGGAGCGACGGCCATAATCATTCATGTGGTAGTGACTGCAAAACCTGGAGCTATTCTGGGGGCATCAATGGCAGGGTGCGTCTGACACATCGCCTACTAACCTTACATACGAGCTCTTCCCCGCTGTGCAGGTGGGCGGCTCTGAAAACGTGGTCTCCCTCCAGTGGTTCCAACAAAAGGTAGTCCCCGATGCGGGAGATACAGTGCGAGGAGTCCGGGGTCTCCGGCGGGCTGGGGGACCCGAGGTTGGGACTGAAACTCTGGTGCGACTCTGTAGTCCTTAGGCAAGACAATTCTTCGAAATCGTGCGATTTGTGCCGCGATCTCCCATAACGTGAAATGTTAATTGGATTTGACCTCTGTATGTTCATGAGGAATAAGTGTGATACCTCCACGAAAAAgggctcttcctcctccttgttcttctcctcctcctcctcgattAGAGCACCACTTTGTCGTGAACTCAGTGCAATATCACAAATCGTCCGGCACCTTAGTGAATTGaatgaagtaaaaaaacaaaacaaaaaagcagatgaaGGACTGACTTAACTGCACCTTGCAGCTGGATACGGAGGCAGGCTGTCAACAGGAAACGCTGGCTCGTTTGTTTTCATGCAACAAAAAGGGGGTCTGTAATTTTTCTTTGCAGAGTTCAACTATCATTTGCccctctttgttttccattcAAGAGATAATGCCAGGCTGAAAAGACAGTATCACTGCCCCAAGTCGACTGAAAACCCTTTGCACAGACCTGCTGCAATTTCATTAACGCTAGCAGCGCGAGCAGGCGCGACCAAACTGTAACAAAGGCGAGCAAAAGTCAGCTTTACAATGAATGAAGGGGGCTAAGTTAACCCGCAGCTGGTCTGCTAGCTTATCTCGCCGGTTAATGGTATGGCACGTTTCATAAAACGGAAACAATTTGTTGGATACAGCTTGCAGGCACCGGGGGGAAAAATGCTCAAGCAAAATATATACAGCAAGTTTTGCAAGGTAATTAGAGCTGCTGAAATTTCGCCGAAATATGACAGACAAATAATGGCTAGCAGGTGCAGAGCTAACTAGTTAGCTTCCTTGGCTAACTAGTACCAGGTCAGTGCACGGCCTTGTTCCCCGGGATCATATCCATGCACGGCGATTGTCATCTACCACATAAGGAGAAAACCCCATCCGGAAAAGCTGCTGTAGCTCTTTGTGTGCGGGAGTCGAcgtcctctctctttctcttggtCTAGTCCAATGGAAGAAAAGTGTCGTCAGTCTtgaatgtctgctgctgtaCGGTAAGCTGctagaaggaaggaaggaaggaagaaaggaaggaaggaagggacgGCCGGCCGACTTTCCCAGGCCTATCCCTTGATTCAGCAGGACATCCTCTCTCCCGTGGCGCTGCTGTGCTTCTTACGTGGCTGGGAATCTAGTCCATTCAGTGCGGAGGGAGGCCAGCCgagctgcacacactgcactcaCTGCGCCTGTACAGAGCGAGagagctgcctgcctgcctggcgGAGGGGGCTTCTACACGCGCGCGCGCGTAGCCATGCGCGCACGCCAGCGCACACATACATGAAAATACCGACCCGCCCCCTGACGTCACTCACACGTCGAAACCCAATTGGCTTCCAACCCGAGTTCTAATATGTAGTGTAGTCATGTGAGAACCATGTAGCCTGGCTACACCCCCAGGAATCTAAATGCATCGCACGCTGGTAAattggatggggggggggggcgttgaTGCGAGTGAGAGTATAGCTACTGTACGTGCTGTGTTACAaatgtgtttcctcctgaaatGTCATTCAAGGGAAAGCGAGGGGGATCCCTCTCTCTCAATAGCTGTACCATCCAGCACAGTTATGCAGCAGTGATATTCACTggcaaaataataatttaaaaaaaacactgtatgcAGCCATGATGTTagactgtatttatttaaacatttcatgTGCTTCACTGAtgaagcatacacacacacacacacacacacacacacacacacacacacatatatatatatatatatatatatatatatatatacatacacatatatatatatacatgtctaacaggggaaaaaaagggactTGAAATGGTTTGGGTGTTAGGTGGTTTAGGAGCGTGATGACATTAAATCAGACGTTAAAGCTCTAGACTTGAGGGAAAATGCTTATGTGCTTAGgtgtttgaaatgtaaaagCATGGTATTAGCTTTGCTATGATATGGGATTATGTTCCAGATTTTTGAGCCAAGCgtggaaaaaacacatctcTGACCACAGATTTTATTCAAAGCCTGCGCAggactgtgtgcttgtgtgacgCCTTTTGTAACCAATCCCTGTCTTGCTGAGTTGTGCCCCTGTAATACATTACAAAGCGAAGGATGGAAGAGGTTCATTATTCATTGTTCTTCCTAGATTACCAGGGTGTGCAACAGTAGGATTGTGCAATTCCATGTAGGAATCCAGGGCGGTGAGAGGAATGCTTGCAGCTGGACGCAAGACACTGACAGAAGTGTTCGATTTAACCTTTATTCTCCTGCTCGCAGGCAGTAGTggtgcacacacgcatacacaaacacgaACTATTCTAAATCTTCATCTCTCGCTGCCTGCCTGAATAAACCCCCACAACAGGGAAATGCATTTGTCACACAGAGGCTTCTCATCTCAGAAATGGTGGTTTGCAGATGCAGAATGTGGCTGCACCCACAAGCTTTTGTATCCCAGTCCTCCAgcttatgtgtatgtatgtttctGGGTTCTGTGATATAATCTCTGTGAGCCACCCACTTTATTCTTTGTTAGAACGCTGGAACGTTCTTCACTATACGATAGCTTTGCTTTTGTCTCACCTATTCAGTTGAGAACAATATCAACATGCTACTGAGCTGTGGAAATGTTccattttactgcagtacatCCTGGCTAAACACAGTGATACATGCACACGTTACCATAgtacatttctgttttatgaCCCCACATTTCTGCATTCGCTCCAACCCCAAATAGGGATTCTGTTAAGCCTAAACCACAGCTGTGCATGAATCAGAATAATAATCCCCAAAGATTCCTCTTGCCCCCATTCCCTGATATACCGTGTGACTCACTCTCAGTGGAGAGGAGCACTCGAGAAAATCCATTGAGGCTCATCAGCTCTCCAGACACGCCTACATGCTGAGGAGTAACGGCAGGTTGCCCCAGCAGTGCCTTCCAGAGCTtatgactgcgtgtgtgtgtataccacTGAAGCAAGATGTCCTGGAAGAATCCAGAGGTCAGTGAGGATGGGTGAGCATCTATGAATCCCTGGAGTGATGTTATGACATTAGCAACTTCCTAATAGGCTGTCTTGCGCAGTAGAAGATGATCTACGGTTTCCCGTGTAATGCTGAATTTACAGGAAGGCCTAAGGGTTGAACTCCACCAGAGGAATGCTTTTCCTCCAGAAGTTGCAGTCAAATGAAATTCATTAGAATGCATCACAAAACCCACTCAAGTTACAGTATTTTCCTTGCATTGTACATTCAGAAAATAGGCAATTTCCCACTGTCACATAGCAACGCAGATAGCCAGCTCATGTTGACACCGGCAGGAATCAGCGCTGTCATATCCACACCCTGCGGGTAACTTCCACTGAGAAATTTGATCATACGCCAGAATTAAGATGCAGAGGCATAGGAGGAATGAGATCATtcagtgagagggagaggagatgaTGTGTGGGAGAGccaggcaggaggacagaggatgGAAAAGCAGGCAGCAGGAGAACGTGATGAGTGGTGGAGAGAGTGAAAGACGAGGgatgaaagtgacagaaaaatgttattCCTCCCCAAGGTCTTCTTTGCAAAACAGGGGGATACTTTGTGTTAGGCAGTGATGCCAGCTGGAGAGCTGAGCAGAGGAACAACATATATTATTGTACAGAAATATGTGGGAGTAAAGGGCACCctatcaaaccaaacaaaggcCAAGATGCTTCACAAGACAAACACGACAAACACTCAGAGTCATAATGAAAGTGCCGACATCAAGTTAACAACAGACGTACTCTCAGTTCTGTTTTGACTGCAGCCCCTGCTCCCATGGATTctttaagtttatttttgtatttactgGTGAGAATTATACAAATTCCCAGGATACTGTTGCTTTTTAAGACCCGTAGTAAGCACGTTGGTACAGGGCAACAGCTGCAATACCCCTCAATTTCCAATGAGTGAAGAAAACAAGTTATTTTGGGGATGGGTACATGTGCCACATTCTGCTCTCCACTGCGCTTTGGGACCCAAGGCCTGTTTTTAACCAAGAGAGTGAGGGATAGAGCTGCAGATTTGAGGACAGAGcttgaggagaggaaagaaagaaagaagggagcGGGGGAGGTATGACGATGCTCACATTTGTTC
This window encodes:
- the trib2 gene encoding tribbles homolog 2 codes for the protein MNIQRSNPINISRYGRSRHKSHDFEELSCLRTTESHQSFSPNLGSPSPPETPDSSHCISRIGDYLLLEPLEGDHVFRAAHLHSGEELVCKVFDIGRYQESLAAYFALGQHQHINQILEILLGETRAYVFFERSYGDMHSFVRTCKKLREDEAARLFYQIASAVAHCHDNGLVLRDLKLRKFVFKNEDRSLVKLESLEDTYILDGHDDSLSDKHGCPAYVSPEILNANGSYSGKAADVWSLGVMLYTILVGRYPFHDVEPGSLFSKIRRGHFNIPETLTPKAKCLIRSILRREPAERLTSREILEHPWFTSSGAIGGAAMHGRGEREQEQMVPEVSMEEELEQFFS